The sequence TGGCGCTGTCGGCCGCGTTCGGCAAGCGCGAGGAGGACCCGCCGCCGTACTGGGTCCCGGGGCCGCCGGTCCAGGGCGCGGGCCTTCCCGCGGCGCACCCGGCCGCGCACCCGGCCGCCCCGCCGGAGGACCGCGGAGCGGACCGGGCGGACCGGGCGGACCGGGCGGACCGGTGGGAGGACGCGCCGCGGGACCGGCGGGAGGGCTGACCGCCCGCGCGACCCGTCTCAGCGGGCGATGGGGGCGGTGCGGGCCCCGGTCAGGGTGACCAGGTCCGCGGGGGAGAGTTCGACCTCCAGGCCCCGGCGCCCCGCGGAGACGTAGACGGTGGGGTGGGCGAGCGCGCTCGCGTCGACGACGGTGCGCAGCGCCCGGCGCTGGCCGAGCGGGGAGATGCCGCCCCGGACGTAGCCGCTGCTGCGCTCGGCGGCGGCCGGGTCGGCCATCGTGGCGCGCTTGCCGCCGACCGCCGCGGCC comes from Streptomyces sp. TLI_053 and encodes:
- the ybaK gene encoding Cys-tRNA(Pro) deacylase, yielding MATKPKKGGRGTPATVALETAGVPFTVHAYEHDPAAASYGEEAAEALGVTAERVLKTLVADVDGVLTVGVVPVSGQLDLKALAAAVGGKRATMADPAAAERSSGYVRGGISPLGQRRALRTVVDASALAHPTVYVSAGRRGLEVELSPADLVTLTGARTAPIAR